The Cryptococcus gattii WM276 chromosome K, complete sequence genome contains the following window.
CAACTCGACCAGTACGCGAACCACCAAATGTTGACAGAAAGCGCAGGGTCCCTTGATGATGACGCCTGATATACCTGCAGTCGAGCTTGGGGCCATGCTTACTAGAAGAAAGCGATCTCTAGAAGACGATGCCAGCAGCACGACCGAAAGTCTTGATTTTGAGCACGAAAAGTGGAcagacgatgaggatggTTTACTGCAAGGTGTGAGTACAAAGACTTGCATTCTAAAAGGTCTATAAAATTGCTGACAAATCATCAGTTCCTCATACATCCTCCACATCCGCTCAATATCGCATATCCACCCTCAgcccttcctcctcctgcgGCTCTTGATAAAATCACGTCGCAGGTCATTGAATCGCAGTCCCGTAAAGACCTCCCAAGTTCAGCTAGTTCACCGAAATCGTTCTGGCATCATACATGGAGATCTACCCGACAGCGCTTGTTTCTTATAGCTCGGCAAGAGAGCATGTCCGCGATAGGCGGCCACCGTCGACAAAAATCAGATTCCGTCATCCCAGCcgtgaagaaggaagaaacTGCCAAGCTGAAAGAGGGCAAAAGAAGCCTGAACGACCTGAAGGGTGGAAGGGTGGGTAGACATCAGAACGATAGCATGGACAGTCTGTTTGGAAACGAGCAACCTGGTGAGCTATCTGAGACACTAAGGCTGTCGAGCTGCTTGCAAAGTAATGCGGCAAGAGATGAGGGACCATCGGCCTCTTCTGTGTCCACTTGTAGGTCTCACTTTTGCTATGCGCAGTTTGCCGCCACTTACTATGACATTAGCTTTCAATTCGCTCTTCTCGAATGATACGTTTGAACGGTCGTTGTCTCCATTTGGGTCTGCAAATGCACCTGCACGCCACATGTCACTCCTTCAACGAGGGCGATCGTTCACTTTTGCCGACTTCGAGCATGAGCAAGCTTTAGGTAACACAGCTCAAGACTCTCTTGAATTCGACAATGAAGATGCTGCGTCATCCTCACCCTGGCGAATGTCAGGCCCAGACTTGCATCGCTCAATATCAAGTCCGGTGTCGGCCCTGCTGTCTTCACTTCCAACGTCGATTTCCAGCAGGACGTCGGATTGTGACACACCAACAGCGACTATGCAGTCGTTCGGTCCGGCATTGGGTCTAGGTACATCTTCGGGGTCAAAATGTAGTACACCCACTGTCCCTACCTTTTCAATCTCAACTCCTCCCATTTCATTTACTTCCAGTGCACCAACAACGGACGTCTCCCCTAACGCCTTCGCATCCTTGTCCATATCGCCTCTTGACAATTCTGATACCTCCGTTCTAGGCGTGCAATCATCACCCTCTGGATCCTCCACTCTGAAACGCACATTCTATACACGCCCATCACCCCTTCCTCGTTCACTTTCGGATGGGGCTTTCCTGTCAAAATTTGATTCATTTGCCTCTCTTTCTTCGACGAGGGAGAATAAGCGGCAAAGAGCTGAATTACTGAGTCCTACTCTGGAGAGCGTCGACAACGCCGGTTGCAGA
Protein-coding sequences here:
- a CDS encoding Hypothetical protein (Similar to TIGR gene model, INSD accession AAW46281.1; CNK01120) — encoded protein: MPPRRPDLPTLSFSTIQPIMSEDVHTPLPGTPISIEQGPLMMTPDIPAVELGAMLTRRKRSLEDDASSTTESLDFEHEKWTDDEDGLLQGFLIHPPHPLNIAYPPSALPPPAALDKITSQVIESQSRKDLPSSASSPKSFWHHTWRSTRQRLFLIARQESMSAIGGHRRQKSDSVIPAVKKEETAKLKEGKRSLNDLKGGRVGRHQNDSMDSLFGNEQPGELSETLRLSSCLQSNAARDEGPSASSVSTSFNSLFSNDTFERSLSPFGSANAPARHMSLLQRGRSFTFADFEHEQALGNTAQDSLEFDNEDAASSSPWRMSGPDLHRSISSPVSALLSSLPTSISSRTSDCDTPTATMQSFGPALGLGTSSGSKCSTPTVPTFSISTPPISFTSSAPTTDVSPNAFASLSISPLDNSDTSVLGVQSSPSGSSTLKRTFYTRPSPLPRSLSDGAFLSKFDSFASLSSTRENKRQRAELLSPTLESVDNAGCRVKSVGAGHLGRGRLQNVIMRSSSDDQHGFGEVFEGLQPPFETKRLL